A genomic segment from Brucella pseudogrignonensis encodes:
- a CDS encoding flagellar hook-basal body complex protein FliE — protein MYDSIMSVSARNALSRLSETVAEKSVGSTTAPQAIPTTPGASFGEVLSQMTDSVGQKLQAAEANSIQGIKGDAPLRDVVSSVMEAEQSLQTAIAIRDKIVQAYLEISRMPV, from the coding sequence ATGTACGACTCAATCATGAGTGTTTCGGCGCGCAACGCCCTGTCGCGTCTTTCTGAAACGGTTGCTGAAAAGAGCGTCGGCTCGACCACGGCTCCGCAGGCTATTCCAACGACGCCCGGTGCTTCCTTCGGGGAAGTGCTGTCGCAGATGACGGATTCCGTTGGTCAGAAGCTGCAGGCAGCGGAAGCCAACTCGATCCAGGGCATCAAAGGCGATGCGCCGCTGCGTGATGTGGTCAGTTCCGTTATGGAGGCCGAGCAGTCGCTTCAGACGGCAATCGCGATCCGCGACAAGATCGTGCAGGCCTATCTCGAAATCAGCCGTATGCCGGTCTGA
- the fliI gene encoding flagellar protein export ATPase FliI, which produces MTPDLPLARLAAFARQQSIAPKSLTGIGGTVSDVSRSAIAVRGLSRNARLGDAVAIRADSGQSLAEIIRVADHQVLVKPFDDRIIPSLGAAVFEVGPLRIRPAPEWRGRVINALGEAVDGKGALQPGLRPMASENLAPAALRRARVDRGLRTGVNVIDIFTPLCFGQRIGIFAGSGVGKSTLLAMMTRAADFDTVVLALTGERGREVREMLEETMAGHLDKTVTVVATGDESPMMRRLAPNTATAIAEYFRDLGQNVLLIVDSVTRFAHAAREVAIAAEEPPVSRGYPPSVFSQLPRLLERAGPGITEAGGSITGIYSVLVDGDDHNDPVSDTIRGTLDGHIVLDRAIAAQGRFPAVDIPASVSRLAKHNWTPEQRKLATQLRSMVARFEETRDLRAIGAYQKGNDGLLDQAVDFVPRIYDALQQSPETGLSADPYHDLAAALRGEKQA; this is translated from the coding sequence ATGACGCCTGATTTACCGCTCGCGCGGCTCGCCGCCTTTGCACGCCAACAATCGATAGCGCCAAAGTCCCTGACAGGTATTGGCGGTACGGTGAGCGATGTGTCGCGTTCGGCGATTGCGGTACGGGGTCTGTCGCGCAATGCGCGTTTGGGTGATGCGGTGGCTATCCGTGCCGACAGTGGTCAGAGCCTAGCCGAGATCATTCGTGTGGCTGATCATCAGGTGCTGGTGAAACCTTTTGATGATCGCATAATTCCATCACTTGGCGCCGCTGTTTTTGAAGTAGGGCCGCTTCGCATTCGACCTGCGCCGGAATGGCGTGGCAGGGTCATCAATGCATTGGGCGAGGCGGTGGATGGAAAAGGCGCATTGCAACCCGGTTTGCGCCCCATGGCATCGGAAAACCTTGCGCCAGCCGCCTTGCGACGCGCACGCGTGGATCGCGGATTGCGGACCGGCGTCAATGTAATCGATATTTTCACGCCGCTCTGTTTTGGGCAGCGTATCGGCATTTTTGCAGGCTCAGGTGTAGGCAAATCCACCTTGCTCGCCATGATGACCCGCGCTGCCGATTTCGATACCGTCGTTCTGGCGCTGACCGGTGAACGCGGTCGCGAAGTGCGCGAGATGCTCGAAGAGACCATGGCGGGGCATCTCGATAAAACGGTAACGGTGGTTGCGACGGGCGACGAAAGCCCGATGATGCGCCGCCTTGCTCCCAATACTGCAACAGCAATTGCCGAGTATTTCCGCGATCTTGGACAGAATGTCCTGCTGATTGTGGATTCCGTCACACGTTTTGCCCATGCTGCGCGCGAGGTGGCTATTGCTGCGGAAGAACCGCCGGTATCGCGGGGTTATCCGCCAAGCGTGTTCAGTCAGTTACCGCGTTTGCTTGAGCGCGCCGGCCCCGGCATTACCGAGGCGGGTGGCAGTATCACGGGCATTTATTCGGTGCTGGTCGATGGCGATGATCACAATGATCCGGTTTCCGATACCATTCGCGGTACGCTCGATGGGCATATTGTTCTTGATCGCGCAATTGCGGCTCAGGGACGTTTTCCGGCGGTCGATATTCCTGCGTCGGTTTCACGACTGGCAAAACATAACTGGACGCCAGAACAGCGCAAACTTGCCACCCAGCTGCGCAGTATGGTCGCCCGTTTTGAAGAGACGCGCGATCTGCGTGCGATTGGCGCCTATCAGAAAGGCAATGACGGATTGCTGGATCAGGCTGTCGATTTTGTTCCGCGCATTTATGATGCGCTGCAGCAGTCGCCCGAGACAGGCCTGTCGGCTGACCCTTATCACGATCTTGCCGCGGCACTGCGCGGGGAAAAACAGGCATGA
- the flgC gene encoding flagellar basal body rod protein FlgC, which produces MSDALQNTLKIAASGLSAQSTRLRIVSENLANAQATAKTADADPYRRKTVSFRTEVEQGTGAAEVRVAEVGKDTSAFIEQYDPSHPAADARGYVKYPNVNMVVEMADMREANRSYEANLQVVKQARELISMTIDLLRST; this is translated from the coding sequence ATGTCGGATGCCTTGCAAAATACCCTCAAGATTGCAGCGTCGGGGCTTTCGGCTCAGTCGACCCGTTTGCGCATCGTTTCTGAAAACCTCGCCAATGCGCAGGCGACTGCCAAGACTGCCGATGCCGATCCTTACCGCCGCAAGACTGTATCCTTCCGCACGGAAGTCGAGCAGGGCACAGGCGCTGCCGAAGTCAGAGTTGCTGAAGTCGGCAAGGATACCTCGGCCTTTATCGAACAATATGACCCAAGCCATCCGGCAGCGGATGCGCGTGGCTATGTGAAATATCCAAACGTCAACATGGTCGTCGAAATGGCAGACATGCGTGAAGCCAACCGTTCTTACGAAGCCAATTTGCAGGTCGTCAAACAGGCCCGCGAGCTGATTTCAATGACCATCGATCTCCTGAGGAGCACATAA
- the flgB gene encoding flagellar basal body rod protein FlgB, with amino-acid sequence MSSIHLFDLASRQAQWLSVRQATVAGNVANANTPDFRARDVQPFADVLDKTQLTMAATSPQHLEVEANGIVGTRLRPEDITEQTHSGNTVDVEREMMKAGEISREYSLNTSIVKAFHRMMLSVAKG; translated from the coding sequence ATGAGCTCCATTCATCTTTTCGATTTGGCTTCAAGGCAGGCGCAGTGGTTGTCGGTACGACAGGCCACGGTTGCGGGCAATGTCGCCAATGCGAATACGCCAGATTTCCGGGCGCGCGACGTTCAGCCCTTCGCTGATGTGCTGGACAAGACCCAGCTCACCATGGCTGCAACAAGTCCGCAGCATCTGGAAGTCGAGGCGAATGGCATCGTAGGCACCCGGCTGCGCCCGGAGGATATCACCGAGCAGACCCATTCGGGCAATACGGTCGATGTCGAGCGGGAAATGATGAAGGCGGGCGAGATTTCGCGTGAGTATTCGCTCAACACCAGCATCGTCAAAGCGTTTCACCGCATGATGCTGTCTGTGGCGAAAGGGTAA